GACCCTGATACGGAAGCGGCTCTACACCGAGCAGGAGCGGGAGACCGGGCTGGCCTCGCTGTTCATGGGCTGCTTCGGCATCTCGGAAGGCGCCATCCCGTTCGCGGCGGCGCGGCCCGCGCAGGTCATTCCGGCCAACATGGTCGGCGGGGCGGTGGCCGGTGCGGTCGCCGGCGTCACCGGAGTCGAGGACGCGGTGCCGCACGGTGGGCCGATCGTGGCGGTGCTGGGTGCGGTGAGCGGGGTGCCGATGTTCTTCGTGGCCGTGGTGATCGGCACGGTGGTCACGGCGCTGACGACGGTCACGTTGGTCGACATCGGCGAGCGGAGGCGCAAGGGCGTTGTGCCTGTGGCCGCGCCGGGTGCGTCCGGGTCGTTCGAGCCCGGGCCTCTCGAACCCGCACTGGTCGGGGTGGGCACGGGGGTGGCGGGAGCAGGAGCGGTCGGAGCCGTGATGGCACAGAGCGTCGTGACCTCGGGTGCTCCCGCCACGAAGGCGATGTCGGCCGAAGCCGCGGAAGTCACCGACACCGACGCCCGCACCGGCACCGAAGCCGGCGGTGAGGCCGAGGGGAAGGTCCTCTCCGGTTACCTCACCGACCAGACTGTGAAGGTCGCCCTCGACGCCCGCTCCAAGGAGAGCGCGATCCGGGAGATGGCCGCGCTGCTCGCCCGGACCGGCAAGGTGACCGACGCGGACGAGCTGGTCGCCACTGCCCTGCGGCGCGAGGAGCAGGGCACGACCGGGCTCGGGGAGGAGATCGCGATCCCGCACGCCAAGACGGATGCGGTGACCGCCCCCATCGTCGGGTTCGCGCGGTCCGACGAGGGCGTCGAGTGGGGCTCACTGGACGGTACGAAGGCCAGGCTGGTCTTCATGATCGCGGTGCCGGAGGCGGCCGCCGGCGACGAACACCTGCGGATCCTCGCGCTGTTGTCGCGGAAGCTGATGGATCCCGAGTTCCGGGAGCGGCTCACCGCGGCGCCGGACGAGAGGGCCGTGCTGTCAGTGCTGGGGGACATCCGCTAGCTGTCGGATGGCCGAGAGGTGACGGGGCCCGCCGAGGGATCGGCCGGCCCCGTCACCGTATCGCGGCAGGACGTCAGTGGCCGGGGGTCGGCTGCTGTGCCGGTCCCCCGGGGGTCGCCTCCTGGTCGGCGCCCTTGGCGGCCTCGGCATCGCTGTAGATGTCCGGTTCGAGGTAGATGACCCGGGCGATCGGGACGGCCTCGCGGATGCGGGACTCGGCGGCGTTGATGGCCGAGGCGACCTCGGCGGCCGAGTCGTCGTGCTGAACGGCGATCTTGGCGGCGACCAGCAGTTCCTCGGGGCCGAGGTGAAGCGTGCGCATGTGGATGATGCCGGTGACGGTGTGGCCGTCGACGATCGCGGTCTCGATCTTCTTGACCTCCTCGATGCCCGCGGACTCGCCGAGCAGCAGGGACTTGGTCTCGGCGGCCAGGATGAGCGCGATCAGGATGAGCAGGATGCCGATGCAGAGGGTGCCGATGCCGTCCCAGACGCCGTCGCCGGTGAGCAGGGCGAGGCCGACGCCGCCGAGGGCGAGGAGCAGACCGACGAGGGCGCCGAAGTCCTCCAGGAGAACGACCGGGAGCTCGGGCGCCTTGGCGCGGCGCACGAACTCCTTCCAGGAGAGGTCGCCGCGCAGCGGGTTGGACTCCTTGATGGCCGTACGGAAGGAGAAGCCCTCGGCGATGATCGCGAAGA
This is a stretch of genomic DNA from Streptomyces sp. NBC_00285. It encodes these proteins:
- a CDS encoding cation diffusion facilitator family transporter; translated protein: MSASGGNKAIVAALGANLAIAASKFVAFAFSGSSSMLAEGVHSLADSGNQFLLLLGGKKAQREATPQHPFGYGRERYIYAFLVSIVLFSIGGMFAVYEGFEKIKHPHEIERWYWPVGVLIFAIIAEGFSFRTAIKESNPLRGDLSWKEFVRRAKAPELPVVLLEDFGALVGLLLALGGVGLALLTGDGVWDGIGTLCIGILLILIALILAAETKSLLLGESAGIEEVKKIETAIVDGHTVTGIIHMRTLHLGPEELLVAAKIAVQHDDSAAEVASAINAAESRIREAVPIARVIYLEPDIYSDAEAAKGADQEATPGGPAQQPTPGH